The genome window TACGAATGATatcaaaaaaatccaaaaaatcACGATcaagaaaatctgcaaaatgaTTTGCTGATTGTATTCATGTTGTCTAATAAGCTGATCGCAGAAAGGGAGCCAATGGTTAGCGCCGTTGTTTTCGGGGGTTCGATATTTAGGCCCACCGGCTGACACTGATCAGGTACGGCGGAATTACGCGACAGCCCGAGTAGAGTTGACGGATGACTCGACGATATGGTTCATGACATCAAAAACGTATATATCGATTGGGCGGTAAGGAGTGACGAACCATTGGAATCAGTCACTCGATTTTAGTGGACATTATTATTGAACTATTTCGGTCCGCTATAGCGAAACAAATACATAACGGACTTTTTAGTCATTCAACTTTGCAGCTCACTTGtataaaaatgcatatttagCGATTGGGGAGTGTAAGAATGAGGGAATAATTGCCAGCACAAACCACCCGGTGTAGTCGCGACGGTGACGTCATGCTCATGGCCGCCGCACTGGGACCGCCGCGTACAGACATGACGTCACCGCGAGGCCCACGACGACATTTTTAAGGTGCGGAGCGGttcaataaaagaaagaaagaaatatatatgATCTGCCTTTGACAGCCGCCATTTGAGTAGCTAATAAAGCGaaggtggtttaaaaaaaatatatctatatctttatatagatctatatataaatatatagatatGTCCCAATGCAGCTCCCAAAGAGTTCTTGTGTGGTCTGGACGACATTTTGCTGTTCAACCAACGACGAGGAGATGAAAAAATGTTGCGAAAAAAGCACAAGGGAGGCGAAATGGCGGCTGCTCGTCGACTGGATGGCGCCCGTGACAGACGCAAAGCGCAACGAGCCTTCCGGGAATCGAACCGGGAACACGACAACAGGCCAAAGGCGTCCGAGGCACCCCGCACGGCGCCGCCCGGCCGGCTCGACGCCCGATTCACTCACTGTAGGAGGCTCGCAGCTCTGTCATGTCCGCCATTTCGTGACGGcaagagaaaaaggaaggaaggaaggaaggaaggaaagaggaaGGCCAGGAAGGCTCGCTTTCCTTCACATCCGCACTCCCCCAAAAGCTCCACACGACGCCGGGCGCTCTGGTTGGGCTTGGTCCGGTACGGTCCGGTCCTGTTCGGATCGGGCGTCGTCTCTTCTCTTCTTGACCGAGTGATGCTCGAGCGCAGACGAGCGTCGAAGGATGCAGCGAGTCTGCGCACTGAGGCCCACCCTAAGATGCTCTATTGCGCGGACATCTCACTCGCGCCCGGTTTTTCGTCTCAGACGAGGGCGAAAACATGTTTCTGCTGCTACGACATTCCTGCTTTGTCGTCCACGTGGATGCCAACACAATGGAagatagaaacaaataaaagagaTCGAAACATACATTGTAATGGAGAGATAATAGATTAGAATAGAGATGATCTCTGGGGTGGAGTTCACCGAGGCGGTTCAGAAgctcgcccggagttcctcaaggcccTGGATGTTGCGCTCCCGGTTGGCACGCCTCCGCAACATCGCTCGGACATCGGGGACCGCGCCTCCGCGCCTTCGGCGGACTGGGGTGACGGGAAACCGGGAGGGTGTGTCCCAACTACAGAGGGAtcgcactcctcagcctccccgcTAAGGTCGATCCAGGAGAGGAGTCCGGTCGGGAAGTCCGGTCCGGTCTCGGACGCCTCCCGGACgcttccccggtgaggtgttccgggcacgtcccacgggatggccccggaagagctggacgaagtggctggggagagggaagtctgggcgtccctgctcaagctactgACCCCGCGACCCCGCCtcggaatggatggatgattaccCCATCATGTctcatcagtaaaaaaaaaaaaaatatctgaattcAATTTCATCGGCAGCGTCCCCTATTGTGTCTCGTAATGTGCCATTTTGGGGCACGGTTTCCTATAATGTCGtctattctgttttttgtttttttttgtattatttagtcCCATTGTGTTAATTAATGCAGCTGTGACTTTATGGCCCATAATGTCCTTGCACGTCAGCTACTGTGACTCATCGTGTCCTATTTCGTCTCACAGTGTCCCTTGATGTCCCCTGTTATCTCCCATTATGTCCCATTATGaccattattttacatttcatcagcaattttaaatgttgtcgacaattgttttccaaaaaataaaggtttgaaAAAGTAATTCAACAAAAGAAAGTGTTGTGTATAATGAGCAACCTCGCGCCCATAACGGAGCGCGATGCTTTATTATTTCTTCAAACATTGAAATCTTCAGTTTGTTTCCGAGTTCCCCGCGGTGCGATGAAAGTTCAGCAGAGTGAGACCTCGTCGCAACATCCTCCTCCGAACATCGGGACCGAGAGGACATAAGCCCCGCCCTCCGGCATGTCGTCACACTGCTAATCACGTGAGCACCATGTTGgctttatcttgcccaacattctaaaaaaatagacacaaaaggaatgaagacgcgggtttgtttttgtcatgaggAGAGGAGGCCGCACGGGAGATTGTTCCGGTGACATTGATTGGAAAATCGGGAGGTTTCGAAGTTTACGAGACACGATACACTCAGGGGAGgctttcaaggtgaaaacacgCCACcgacacctgccacgtcccggccgccacgtccttctctctgatgattcctgctgagtcatcttcttgaacaACATCGTCCACAATACTCATGCAAGcgaagcaaataaatgataactccTGCAATATATTAAACACACCATTATTCTCATTCTTATGAATAAGAGTGACCAACATTCATGGCGAATTCTGCCGTCGCCGTCAGCTTGACCTTCTCCCGCCTTTGGTTTCACTTTCTGTGTTCTGTTCTTCCCCTTTTTTCGTGTGGTGACCCCAGATGGCAAAAGAGGAAGaacttttcaaactttttctcCTCTGACTTCTTCATTTCCTCCTGTCGTCTTGTCGTCTCTCCGCTTCTCGATGTTTCCGACGCAGGCAAACGTGTTGGTCTTGTTGCTTGTGACAGGTGAGTGATTTCTGGGTTTtgattgtcccccccccccccttccagaTTTGGTCTGATTTTGctgaaataaaaagcaaatgacaatgaggTTACCGTAAACAAGCTTTTCTCCCCTTCTggtattttcttttctcttgtTTTCCTGATCTCTTGTCCTCAGCATGAACATTTATGCATTTCAcagaaacaatacaaatatacatttgttttcGGAGAGTGTTAAGGTAAATGTTTCCACTTTGGAAAAACAATCTTTTGTCAAAACAAGAAATGTTCGGTCCTCTACGTATATGTAGACGCATGTCGACGTGAAAAAACTCCCTGAGGATTTGTGACCGTCTCGTCCGCGTCCACGACGTcagtcttatactgccccctggtggccaaggctcACGCACCGCAAAGGCAATTGAACCGAGCGGAAACTGTCGAATgggaggtggattttttttttccacccgtggttccgagtcggaggtcacccgggCGAACTCCGGCTTTCGTTGGGCAGGACCGAATGAAGACTAGatcgagacacttggcgttaCTACGGTCTGGGAGGGCAAGGAAACCCTCATAAAGTCCTTTGAGGTagaactacaaagaaaagatgatcggcgtgaatacagatctccaaacatttggccctCTCAAAGGAAGTCTGACTTCAGTACTCTTGAAATATACGACACATGCTCGACATTTTAGTCAACGATGtcgttactgtatgttttataaagtacgatattatagagtgctatttttcaggGTCAACGGGCGCGGCGGAGCGGGTGCGTTACCCGCCGGCGACGTGCGCGGTGCGCGGCTCCACCGTGATGCTGTTGTGCTCCTTCACGCCCACCCATGCGGTGGTGCGGGCGGTCTGGTGCGTCAATCACCTCATCTGCCACGGCACCACGCCGTCCGTCTACGACAGCGCCGCGCCGCAGCGCAACAACTGGCGCTACTTCTACCTGGGAGACTTGCAGGGAAACTGCACGCTGCAGATCCACAACGTCCAGGAGGCAGACAACACCACGTTCCGGTTCCGGATGGAAGGGCAAAACGCCGCCGGACATTTCACTGGCACTACGGGGGTACAGGTCACCGTCATTGGTATGACCTTTACGTCACTCGAGTCATTACCGTAAACTTCATACGgaggtaccttgacttacgagtttctATAGGTATGAGCTGACACTTGCTCCAATTTTTGCTCTGTGTTAAAAGCCACATTTCGAGTAAtgagcaagcttcagatacgccgAAAGCCGTGTGAGACGGAAAGAAATATTGAGCAATGAAGGTACAGCAATGCCCTGGCATGCGTAAGTTGAATTGATGGGGAAATTGCCAAAACAAAAGGGGGTAGGTGATAGAGAGAAAGGGGCCCACGACAGAgccctgggggacaccaccaTCTGACTGGAATTGTTCTCCGAGATTATTGGAAGCCCGGCGAAATGTCGCCAAGCGGCGACAAGCGCGCCGCTTCGCTCACTGAACAAATGGAGCTCATAAGTTGAGGTAGCACCGTGACACGCCAGCGCGCGGACACACAATCGTCACATGCACGTTTAAACGCTCACGCGCACAGAAACgtcacatacagacacacaaaccAATGTGACATcaacacacacccacgcacaagCCCACGTCGGAGTGGCCGATAGCAAATGTCGGTATTTTCAAGTGACTTTCGATCACCGTGTAAACATGTCAAAGGTCTTTGCCGTGGCCAAGAAAgccgtcgccacggtaacggtGTCCTCCTCCAGACCCCGAGCGGATGAAGGTGACGAGCTCCGCCCCCGGGCCGGTGTCGGACGGCGCCGCGGTCACGCTGAGCTGCGCCTCGACGTGTTCCTTCCACGGTCTGGCGGTCCGCTGGCATCGCG of Phycodurus eques isolate BA_2022a chromosome 4, UOR_Pequ_1.1, whole genome shotgun sequence contains these proteins:
- the LOC133401869 gene encoding carcinoembryonic antigen-related cell adhesion molecule 1-like, which translates into the protein MFPTQANVLVLLLVTGSTGAAERVRYPPATCAVRGSTVMLLCSFTPTHAVVRAVWCVNHLICHGTTPSVYDSAAPQRNNWRYFYLGDLQGNCTLQIHNVQEADNTTFRFRMEGQNAAGHFTGTTGVQVTVIDPERMKVTSSAPGPVSDGAAVTLSCASTCSFHGLAVRWHRDGRALPESGPALRLGPLAAGTSANYTCALAAAAARTMSPPFRLDVEQRRSEPEDADVAVTLGLAFGLAAALILVVGIVLFVVKRKRRPASRHDVKRAQSEHEQCEHAYNNTPPSPERGGADGPEVAQSAQEVSYAAVQFKPKAVSRSALAKEEEDVVYSSVTRSTA